The following proteins are encoded in a genomic region of Thermodesulfovibrionales bacterium:
- a CDS encoding metallopeptidase family protein, with protein sequence MPYKTSKKRFEELAEIALGGIPVKYQQYFRNISIMIEDHPSEETVEVTGVPRDELLGLFSGQTQGEKVSFFSVPSPYPDTIFLYQKNIEVKCGSEKDLAEEIRMTILHEVGHYFGLSEEDLEEFESPE encoded by the coding sequence TTGCCATACAAGACGAGTAAGAAACGATTTGAGGAACTCGCCGAGATCGCGCTAGGCGGAATTCCTGTCAAATACCAGCAGTACTTCAGAAACATCTCCATCATGATCGAAGACCATCCGAGTGAAGAAACCGTCGAAGTGACGGGTGTGCCGCGAGATGAACTCCTTGGGCTATTCAGTGGTCAGACTCAGGGCGAGAAGGTATCTTTTTTCAGCGTTCCCTCTCCCTATCCGGATACCATCTTCCTCTATCAGAAAAACATCGAGGTAAAATGCGGGTCGGAGAAGGACCTGGCGGAGGAAATCCGGATGACGATTCTCCACGAAGTCGGCCACTATTTCGGTCTTTCAGAGGAAGACCTGGAAGAGTTCGAGAGTCCGGAGTGA